In the Phaseolus vulgaris cultivar G19833 chromosome 7, P. vulgaris v2.0, whole genome shotgun sequence genome, one interval contains:
- the LOC137828779 gene encoding WAT1-related protein At5g07050-like has protein sequence MKQQKRASHVHIYRELKPHLFMVIVQVGYTFLYFITEASFNHGMSPHVYVTYRHIVATVVMFPFAYFLERDARPKLTFALLMEFFLLSLLGVSVSLNMYFASLNYTNPTFVASMVNTVASLTFIVAVAIRFEVVDVRNPRGIAKVIGTMISLAGVLVMTLYKGPIMRNLWRPLIHIPGKSAAITEDWLKGSILTVSSCVTWSLWYIMQASTLKRYPAQISLTTWMCFVGAAQSAVFTLIVEHDSSAWTMGLNIDLWSTIYGGVVVSGFIIYIQLWCTEKRGPVFVTMFNPISTILVAVLAYFVLGEKLYLGSIIGSLIVIIGLYLLLWGKEGDKVVCMKTTEKSQCSSADPECII, from the exons ATGAAACAACAGAAAAGAGCTTCTCATGTGCACATATACAGAGAGTTAAAGCCACACCTGTTCATGGTTATAGTCCAGGTGGGCTATACCTTCTTATATTTCATCACTGAAGCCTCCTTCAATCATGGGATGAGTCCTCATGTGTACGTAACCTATCGGCATATTGTGGCCACGGTTGTGATGTTCCCTTTTGCATACTTTCTGGAGAG AGATGCTAGACCAAAGCTGACATTTGCTCTTCTCATGGAATTTTTTTTGCTTTCTCTGTTAGG GGTTAGTGTAAGCCTTAATATGTACTTTGCAAGCCTGAACTACACAAATCCGACCTTTGTTGCTTCAATGGTCAACACtgtagcttcccttaccttcaTTGTTGCAGTGGCAATCAG GTTTGAGGTTGTTGATGTTCGAAATCCTCGTGGTATTGCAAAAGTTATTGGGACCATGATCTCCTTAGCTGGTGTTTTGGTTATGACACTGTACAAAGGACCCATCATGAGAAATTTATGGCGCCCTCTAATCCACATTCCAGGGAAAAGTGCTGCTATCACCGAAGACTGGTTAAAGGGTTCAATTCTTACAGTTTCAAGTTGTGTTACATGGTCTTTGTGGTACATTATGCAG GCATCCACTTTGAAAAGATACCCTGCTCAAATCTCACTAACCACATGGATGTGCTTTGTTGGAGCAGCACAATCAGCTGTGTTTACTCTTATAGTAGAGCACGACTCTTCTGCATGGACTATGGGGCTGAACATTGACTTGTGGTCCACAATATATGGT GGAGTTGTAGTTTCTGGCTTCATAATCTACATTCAACTATGGTGCACTGAGAAAAGAGGGCCAGTTTTTGTCACAATGTTTAACCCTATTTCTACTATATTGGTGGCAGTTCTAGCCTACTTTGTCCTTGGTGAGAAACTTTATTTGGGCAG CATCATAGGTTCACTTATTGTGATAATTGGTCTGTACTTGCTGTTATGGGGCAAAGAAGGTGACAAAGTGGTTTGCATGAAGACCACAGAAAAATCACAGTGCAGTTCTGCAGACCCAGAATGCATAATATAG